In the Candidatus Rhodoblastus alkanivorans genome, one interval contains:
- a CDS encoding electron transfer flavoprotein subunit alpha/FixB family protein translates to MSDQKPAPQAASSRASMKKELPEKYRDHKHVWVFMEMERGIVHPVSFELLGEGRKLADKLGVELAGVVMGPPGEDVKHAAQEAFAYGADLCYIVENPVLADYRNEPYSKGLTQLVNTHKPEILLLGATTLGRDLAGSVATTLLTGLTADCTELNVDDDKSLAATRPTFGGSLLCTIYTLNYRPQMATVRPRVMAMPERQEGRAGRVVSFQIDLTESDIITKILSFVPDRDSSKSNLAFADIVVAGGMGLQSPENYQLVKNLASVLGAEFGASRPLIQKGWITSDRQIGQTGKTIRPKLYIAAGISGAIQHRVGVEGADLIVAINTDKNAPIMDFAHLGIVTDAIRFLPALTEAFRKRLSPHSNDRLAG, encoded by the coding sequence ATGAGCGACCAGAAACCCGCGCCGCAGGCGGCAAGCAGCCGCGCTTCGATGAAGAAGGAGCTGCCGGAAAAATATCGCGACCACAAGCATGTCTGGGTCTTCATGGAGATGGAGCGCGGAATCGTGCATCCGGTCTCGTTCGAATTGCTCGGCGAAGGCCGCAAGCTCGCCGACAAGCTCGGCGTGGAGCTTGCCGGCGTGGTGATGGGCCCCCCCGGCGAAGACGTGAAACACGCCGCGCAAGAGGCTTTCGCCTATGGCGCCGACCTCTGCTACATCGTCGAAAATCCGGTGCTGGCGGACTATCGCAACGAGCCCTATTCCAAGGGCCTGACCCAGCTCGTGAACACCCACAAGCCGGAAATCCTGCTGCTCGGCGCGACCACGCTCGGCCGCGACCTCGCCGGCTCGGTCGCCACCACCCTGCTCACCGGCCTCACCGCCGACTGCACCGAGCTGAACGTCGACGACGACAAGTCGCTCGCCGCGACCCGCCCGACCTTCGGCGGCTCGCTACTGTGCACGATCTACACACTGAACTATCGCCCGCAGATGGCCACCGTCCGTCCGCGCGTCATGGCCATGCCCGAGCGTCAGGAAGGCCGCGCCGGCCGCGTCGTGTCGTTCCAGATCGACCTGACGGAATCGGACATCATTACCAAAATCCTGAGCTTCGTCCCGGACCGCGACTCCAGCAAGTCGAATCTCGCCTTCGCCGATATCGTGGTCGCCGGCGGCATGGGCCTGCAGAGCCCGGAAAATTATCAATTGGTGAAAAATCTGGCGTCGGTGCTCGGCGCGGAATTCGGCGCCTCGCGCCCGCTGATCCAGAAGGGCTGGATCACGTCGGATCGCCAGATCGGCCAGACCGGCAAGACCATCCGCCCCAAACTCTATATCGCCGCCGGCATTTCGGGCGCGATCCAGCATCGCGTCGGCGTCGAAGGCGCCGACCTGATTGTCGCGATCAACACCGACAAGAACGCGCCGATCATGGATTTCGCCCATCTCGGAATCGTCACCGACGCGATCCGCTTCCTGCCCGCGCTGACGGAAGCGTTCCGCAAGAGGCTTTCGCCCCATTCCAATGACCGGCTCGCCGGCTGA
- a CDS encoding Rieske (2Fe-2S) protein: MDELYAICQTFEIDDNDARSFVLKKAGGEDGEGVAWPIIISRKGNNYYGFENACPHQGLQLGAGGAEVMDDEGNFLVCRHHGAQFDIDSGKCFSGPCQGKELTPIAIVVDDGDVCITGVELAEEDGLDLPDSDMPEVVITGD; the protein is encoded by the coding sequence ATGGACGAGCTCTACGCGATCTGCCAGACCTTCGAAATTGACGACAATGACGCCAGAAGTTTCGTTCTGAAAAAGGCGGGCGGCGAGGATGGCGAAGGCGTCGCTTGGCCGATCATCATCTCCCGCAAGGGAAACAATTATTACGGCTTCGAAAACGCATGCCCCCATCAGGGCCTGCAACTCGGCGCCGGCGGCGCCGAAGTGATGGACGACGAGGGCAATTTCCTGGTCTGCCGCCATCATGGCGCGCAATTCGATATCGACAGCGGCAAATGTTTTTCCGGCCCCTGCCAGGGCAAGGAGCTGACGCCGATTGCGATCGTCGTGGACGACGGCGACGTTTGCATCACCGGCGTCGAACTCGCCGAAGAGGATGGCCTCGACCTGCCTGATTCCGACATGCCCGAAGTCGTGATCACCGGCGACTGA
- a CDS encoding ferredoxin family protein, which produces MSLEGQFQKVEEKLFQNRYLVDSGQPHIRVAPHEKPSKNLLAMTHLCPAGCYSQAETGQVEITADGCLECGTCRVLCEESGDITWDYPRGGYGILFKFG; this is translated from the coding sequence ATGTCACTCGAAGGCCAGTTCCAGAAGGTCGAGGAAAAACTTTTCCAGAACCGCTATTTGGTCGATTCCGGCCAGCCGCATATCCGCGTCGCGCCGCATGAAAAGCCGTCGAAAAACCTGCTGGCGATGACCCATCTGTGCCCGGCCGGCTGCTATTCGCAGGCGGAAACCGGTCAGGTGGAAATCACCGCCGACGGCTGCCTCGAATGCGGCACGTGCCGCGTTTTGTGTGAGGAATCCGGCGACATCACCTGGGATTATCCGCGCGGCGGCTACGGCATTCTCTTCAAATTCGGTTGA
- the modD gene encoding ModD protein produces the protein MASSIPRAELERLLFDDAPHGDLTTETLGLADRPGVMRFAAREKMVAALTAEAATILELAGARVELCVADGQSLESGAEILCARGPAGALLRGWKVAQTLIEIWAGVATSARAIVEAAGAVSPGVCVACTRKNIPGVKNFAIAAVKAGGAVMHRLGLSETILVFPEHRAFLQNESLADLVARMRASAPEKKLVIEVRNASEGAAAAQAGFDVIQAEKFSPMQIAELAAATRDLARPPVIAAAGGVKADNARDYVLAGARLLVTSAPYHAPPRDVSVRISAE, from the coding sequence ATGGCTTCCAGCATTCCGCGCGCCGAACTGGAGCGCCTGCTTTTCGACGACGCCCCGCATGGCGATCTGACCACGGAAACGCTTGGTCTCGCCGACCGGCCGGGCGTCATGCGCTTCGCCGCGCGCGAAAAAATGGTGGCGGCGTTGACGGCGGAGGCGGCGACAATTCTCGAACTCGCGGGCGCGCGGGTCGAGCTTTGCGTCGCGGACGGACAGAGCCTTGAAAGCGGCGCTGAAATCCTATGCGCGCGCGGCCCGGCGGGCGCGCTGCTGCGCGGCTGGAAGGTCGCGCAAACGCTGATCGAAATCTGGGCCGGCGTCGCGACGTCGGCGCGCGCCATCGTCGAGGCCGCCGGCGCCGTCTCGCCCGGCGTCTGCGTCGCCTGCACCCGCAAAAACATTCCCGGCGTGAAGAATTTCGCCATCGCCGCGGTCAAGGCCGGCGGCGCCGTGATGCACCGGCTCGGACTGTCCGAAACAATCCTCGTTTTTCCCGAACATCGCGCCTTCCTGCAAAACGAATCGCTTGCCGATCTGGTCGCGCGGATGCGGGCGTCGGCGCCAGAGAAAAAGCTCGTCATCGAGGTCAGGAACGCTTCGGAAGGCGCAGCGGCCGCGCAGGCCGGCTTCGACGTGATCCAGGCGGAGAAATTCTCGCCCATGCAAATCGCCGAACTCGCGGCGGCGACGCGCGATCTCGCGCGTCCTCCGGTGATCGCCGCCGCCGGGGGCGTCAAGGCCGACAATGCGCGCGACTATGTGCTGGCCGGCGCGCGACTGCTGGTGACGTCGGCTCCCTATCATGCGCCGCCCCGCGACGTTTCGGTGCGGATATCGGCCGAATGA
- a CDS encoding iron-sulfur cluster assembly protein — MIDGHTPAMAPEPVELPEWTGDLESDVIAAIRTVFDPEIPVNVYDLGLIYRLDLSNPELIEVDMTLTAPGCPVAGEMLNQVRKAVLLAPGTKAAKVNLVFDPPWDAQRMSDEAKLELGMF; from the coding sequence ATGATCGACGGCCATACGCCCGCCATGGCGCCAGAGCCGGTCGAACTGCCCGAATGGACCGGCGATCTCGAATCCGACGTGATCGCCGCGATCCGCACGGTGTTCGATCCGGAAATCCCGGTCAATGTCTATGACCTCGGCCTGATCTACCGCCTCGATCTTTCGAACCCGGAACTGATCGAGGTCGACATGACCCTCACCGCGCCTGGCTGCCCGGTCGCCGGCGAAATGCTGAACCAAGTGCGCAAGGCCGTGCTCCTCGCGCCCGGAACCAAGGCGGCCAAGGTCAATCTGGTGTTCGATCCGCCCTGGGACGCCCAGAGAATGTCCGACGAGGCCAAGCTCGAACTTGGCATGTTCTGA
- a CDS encoding electron transfer flavoprotein subunit beta/FixA family protein, translated as MHFVVCIKQVPDSAQIRVHPVTNTIMRQGVPTIINPYDLFSLEEALRLRDKVGGEVTVLTMGPPMAADSLRKALTIGADRAVLLTDRFFAGSDTLATTYALAQAIRKIGETFGKPDIVFAGKQTIDGDTAQVGPGIAKRLDMLQLTYVSAITELDQENGSITLERRSEGGTQVLKSQLPCLITMLEGSNIVRRGKIDDALRAARAEIVTWNAKDAGIEDLQLCGLRGSPTVVKRVFAPQARAEKAALVEVGATPADTAEAFIEAIFAKAPTLEADMTKLASGF; from the coding sequence ATGCATTTTGTCGTCTGCATCAAACAGGTTCCGGATTCGGCGCAGATCCGCGTCCATCCGGTCACCAACACGATCATGCGGCAAGGCGTGCCCACGATCATCAATCCTTACGACCTGTTCTCGCTCGAAGAGGCCCTGCGGCTCCGCGACAAGGTCGGCGGCGAAGTAACTGTCCTGACCATGGGCCCGCCCATGGCCGCCGATTCCCTGCGCAAGGCGCTCACCATCGGCGCCGACCGCGCGGTGCTGCTGACCGACCGCTTCTTCGCCGGCTCGGACACGCTCGCCACCACTTATGCGCTCGCCCAGGCGATCCGCAAGATCGGCGAAACTTTCGGCAAGCCGGACATCGTCTTCGCCGGCAAGCAGACCATCGACGGCGACACCGCCCAGGTCGGCCCCGGCATCGCCAAGCGTCTCGACATGCTGCAGCTCACCTATGTTTCGGCAATCACCGAACTCGATCAGGAAAACGGCTCGATCACGCTCGAGCGCCGCTCCGAGGGCGGCACGCAGGTGCTGAAATCGCAGCTCCCCTGCCTCATCACCATGCTCGAAGGCTCGAATATCGTGCGTCGCGGCAAGATCGACGACGCCTTGCGCGCCGCCCGGGCCGAAATCGTCACCTGGAACGCCAAGGACGCCGGCATCGAGGATCTGCAGCTCTGTGGCTTGCGCGGCTCGCCGACCGTGGTGAAGCGCGTGTTCGCGCCGCAGGCCCGCGCGGAAAAGGCCGCTTTGGTCGAAGTCGGGGCAACCCCTGCCGACACCGCCGAAGCTTTCATCGAAGCGATCTTCGCCAAGGCCCCCACGCTCGAGGCCGACATGACCAAGCTCGCTTCAGGATTTTGA
- a CDS encoding FAD-binding protein, which translates to MIEEKFDAIVIGAGMAGNAAAFTMASRGLKVLQLERGEYPGSKNVQGGILYADMLEKIIPEFRNEAPLERRLIEQRFWFMTDKAHTGMHYRSEDFNEEKPNRYTIIRSQFDRWFAKQAQEKGAILLCETTAIELIRDAYGKVIGVRTDRSGGPIHADVVVLAEGVNGLLGTRSELRPRPSASQVALAVKEMHFLPTEVIEQRFNIKESEGAVIEAAGTISNGMAGMGFIYTNKESISIGIGCLVSDFAESETSPSQLLDTFKKHPSVAPLIAGAEVKEYAAHLIPEGGYKAIPQLFGDGWVICGDAGQLNNAIHREGSNLAMTSGRIAGEAIFQIKSRREPMTAANLSLYKKMLEESFVLKDLKKYKDMPELLHTQAQNLFLTYPQLVSRAMENFVRVDGKPKIDKEKDTFTRFRKARGTFGLLGDAFRLARAWR; encoded by the coding sequence ATGATCGAGGAAAAATTCGACGCGATCGTCATCGGCGCCGGCATGGCCGGCAATGCCGCAGCCTTCACCATGGCCTCGCGCGGCCTCAAGGTGCTTCAGCTCGAACGCGGCGAATATCCGGGTTCGAAGAACGTGCAGGGCGGCATTCTCTATGCCGACATGCTGGAAAAGATCATTCCGGAGTTCCGCAACGAGGCGCCGCTCGAACGTCGCCTGATCGAACAGCGCTTCTGGTTCATGACCGACAAGGCGCATACCGGCATGCATTATCGGTCGGAAGACTTCAACGAGGAGAAGCCGAACCGCTACACCATCATCCGTTCGCAGTTCGACCGCTGGTTCGCCAAACAGGCCCAGGAAAAGGGCGCGATCCTGCTGTGCGAGACCACTGCGATCGAGCTGATCCGCGACGCCTACGGCAAGGTGATCGGCGTGCGCACCGACCGCTCCGGCGGCCCCATCCACGCCGATGTCGTGGTGCTGGCGGAAGGCGTCAACGGCCTGCTGGGCACGCGTTCGGAACTGCGGCCGCGTCCCTCGGCCAGCCAGGTCGCGCTCGCCGTCAAGGAAATGCACTTCCTGCCGACCGAAGTCATCGAGCAGCGCTTCAACATCAAGGAAAGCGAAGGCGCCGTGATCGAGGCCGCCGGCACGATCTCCAACGGCATGGCCGGCATGGGCTTCATCTACACCAACAAGGAAAGCATCTCGATCGGCATCGGCTGCCTGGTTTCGGATTTCGCCGAAAGCGAAACCTCGCCTTCCCAGCTGCTTGACACCTTCAAGAAGCATCCCTCGGTCGCGCCGCTCATCGCCGGCGCCGAGGTCAAGGAATATGCCGCCCATCTCATTCCGGAAGGCGGCTACAAGGCGATACCGCAATTGTTCGGCGACGGCTGGGTGATCTGCGGCGACGCCGGCCAGCTCAACAACGCCATCCATCGCGAAGGCTCGAACCTCGCCATGACCTCTGGGCGCATCGCCGGCGAGGCGATCTTCCAGATCAAGTCGCGGCGCGAGCCGATGACCGCCGCCAATCTCTCGCTCTACAAGAAGATGCTGGAGGAGAGCTTCGTCCTCAAGGATCTGAAGAAGTACAAGGACATGCCCGAGCTTCTTCACACCCAGGCGCAGAACCTGTTCCTGACCTATCCGCAGCTTGTCTCCAGGGCGATGGAGAATTTCGTTCGCGTCGACGGCAAGCCGAAGATCGACAAGGAAAAGGACACTTTCACCCGTTTCCGCAAGGCGCGCGGAACATTCGGGCTGCTCGGCGACGCGTTCCGCCTCGCCCGCGCCTGGCGTTAA
- the nifA gene encoding nif-specific transcriptional activator NifA, with protein sequence MASADKVLYTPAYKDVALAGIYEISKILTGAQSLERTLGAVIAVLSSFMQMRRGFILALDDDGEPEITASSDASPKPNGAKTLLPQKVIDHIVATGVPLVIEDISTHSYFTGTAYRHLLPPMTKVSFLGVPIKVDGVAKGTLTVDREWNNKLDFRLEDDVRMLAMVANLVGQAMRMHFLIARDRDRLIKEQHRLEKQLTDVRSMAPKPSPRGKSDFILGESPAIRTLLQHIEIAARSNATVLLRGETGTGKELFARAIHENSPRAKGAFVKVNCAALPESVIESELFGHEKGSFTGAVNQRIGRFELANGGTLFLDEIGEISASFQAKLLRVLQEGEFERVGGTKTLKVDVRIVCATNRNLEEAVAKGDFRADLYYRINVVTLLTPPLRERPGDIVILAKKFLEQFTQENGVDHEFSTRALDILANCAFPGNVRELENCVRRTATLAIGEEILESDLACWQGCCLSATLWKGHNNLVGLHPHPQAQPTMPTVTAKSKAPPPAPPPVNESELPAEIAAAANVCADHALEAMERGLPHECPAPDNCPVVHPVKSERERLIEALDKTGWVQAKAARLLGLTPRQIGYALRKQNIDIKKF encoded by the coding sequence ATGGCCTCAGCAGATAAAGTACTCTATACCCCCGCCTATAAGGACGTGGCTTTGGCGGGGATTTACGAAATCTCCAAAATCCTGACCGGAGCCCAATCGCTGGAGCGCACGCTCGGCGCGGTGATCGCCGTGCTCTCGTCCTTCATGCAGATGCGTCGCGGCTTCATCCTCGCGCTCGACGACGACGGCGAGCCGGAAATCACCGCCTCTTCCGACGCTTCGCCGAAGCCGAACGGCGCCAAGACGCTACTGCCGCAAAAAGTCATCGACCATATTGTCGCGACCGGCGTGCCGCTGGTGATCGAGGACATTTCGACCCATTCCTATTTCACCGGCACGGCCTATCGCCATCTGCTGCCGCCGATGACCAAGGTCTCGTTCCTCGGCGTGCCGATCAAGGTGGACGGCGTCGCCAAGGGCACGCTCACCGTCGATCGCGAATGGAACAACAAGCTCGACTTCCGCCTCGAAGACGACGTTCGCATGCTGGCCATGGTGGCCAATCTGGTCGGCCAGGCGATGCGCATGCATTTCCTGATCGCGCGCGACCGCGACCGCCTCATCAAGGAGCAGCACCGGCTCGAAAAACAGCTCACCGACGTCCGCTCCATGGCGCCGAAACCATCGCCGCGCGGAAAATCCGATTTCATTCTCGGCGAGAGCCCGGCGATCAGGACCTTGCTCCAACACATCGAAATCGCCGCGCGCTCCAACGCCACCGTGCTGCTGCGCGGCGAGACCGGCACCGGCAAGGAACTTTTCGCACGCGCGATCCATGAGAATTCTCCGCGTGCGAAGGGGGCTTTCGTCAAGGTCAATTGCGCCGCTCTGCCGGAAAGCGTGATCGAATCGGAATTGTTCGGCCACGAGAAGGGTTCGTTCACCGGCGCGGTCAACCAGCGCATCGGCCGTTTCGAGCTTGCCAATGGCGGCACCCTGTTTCTGGACGAAATCGGCGAGATTTCCGCCTCGTTCCAGGCCAAGCTGCTGCGCGTTCTGCAGGAAGGCGAATTCGAGCGCGTCGGCGGAACCAAGACCCTCAAGGTGGACGTGCGCATCGTCTGCGCCACCAATCGCAATCTCGAAGAGGCCGTCGCGAAAGGCGACTTCCGCGCTGACCTCTATTACCGCATCAATGTCGTCACGCTGCTCACGCCGCCCTTGCGCGAAAGGCCCGGCGATATCGTGATCCTCGCAAAGAAATTCCTCGAACAATTCACGCAGGAGAATGGCGTCGATCACGAATTTTCCACGCGCGCGCTCGACATACTGGCCAATTGCGCCTTTCCGGGCAACGTGCGCGAATTGGAAAATTGCGTCCGCCGCACCGCGACGCTGGCGATCGGCGAAGAGATTCTCGAATCCGACCTCGCCTGCTGGCAGGGCTGCTGTCTTTCCGCGACCTTGTGGAAGGGCCATAACAATCTTGTCGGCCTCCATCCCCATCCGCAAGCTCAGCCGACCATGCCGACCGTGACGGCCAAATCGAAGGCGCCGCCGCCCGCGCCGCCGCCCGTGAATGAAAGCGAACTGCCGGCGGAGATCGCGGCGGCCGCGAATGTCTGCGCCGATCATGCGCTCGAAGCCATGGAGCGCGGCCTGCCGCACGAATGTCCGGCTCCCGACAACTGTCCGGTCGTTCACCCCGTCAAAAGCGAGCGCGAGCGGCTGATCGAGGCGCTGGACAAAACCGGCTGGGTTCAGGCCAAGGCCGCGCGCCTGCTCGGCCTGACGCCGCGCCAGATCGGCTACGCCTTGCGCAAGCAGAACATCGACATCAAGAAATTCTGA
- a CDS encoding SufS family cysteine desulfurase yields MSNKALALNPAAPAFDVNAARMDFPILSRLVHNKPLVYLDNGASAQKPKVVLDAILSGYSDTYANVHRGAHFLSNESTNLFEKARESCRCFVNAERVEEIVFTKGGTEAINLVASSLGAEIGEGDEIVISEMEHHSNIVPWNFLRERKGAKLIWAPLAADDSFDLEAFAKLLTKKTRIVAITHMSNVLGTVTPIADIIRLAHAAGAKVLIDGCQGSVHEIVDVQALDVDFYVTTGHKLYGPSGIGFLYGKYELLEAMQPYQGGGEMIADVFRDVVTYAAPPHRFEAGTPPIVEAIGLGVALDYLQNLDRAGIAAHEAALLAHATEEIDRIGKVRIFGRAPNKGAIVTFDVEGAHPQDVSMILDRAGVAVRAGSHCAQPLMTKLGLTASARASFALYNTHEEVEALVKGIRRVLELFA; encoded by the coding sequence ATGTCGAATAAAGCCCTTGCGCTGAACCCGGCCGCGCCGGCTTTCGACGTCAACGCCGCGAGGATGGATTTCCCCATCCTTTCGCGCCTCGTCCATAACAAGCCGCTGGTCTATCTCGACAATGGCGCCTCAGCGCAGAAGCCGAAAGTGGTTCTGGACGCCATCCTGTCCGGCTATTCCGACACCTATGCCAATGTCCATCGCGGCGCCCATTTCCTCTCCAACGAATCGACCAACCTGTTCGAAAAGGCGCGCGAATCCTGCCGCTGCTTCGTGAACGCCGAACGCGTCGAGGAAATCGTCTTCACCAAGGGCGGAACCGAGGCGATCAATCTGGTCGCGTCGAGCCTCGGCGCGGAAATCGGCGAAGGCGATGAAATCGTGATCTCCGAAATGGAGCATCACTCCAATATCGTGCCGTGGAATTTTCTGCGCGAACGCAAAGGCGCGAAGCTGATCTGGGCGCCTCTTGCCGCGGACGACAGTTTCGATCTGGAAGCCTTCGCCAAACTGCTGACGAAGAAGACCAGGATCGTCGCGATTACCCATATGTCGAATGTGCTCGGCACGGTCACGCCGATCGCGGATATCATCCGCCTCGCCCATGCCGCCGGCGCCAAGGTCCTGATCGACGGCTGCCAGGGCTCGGTCCATGAAATCGTCGACGTGCAGGCGCTCGACGTCGATTTCTATGTCACCACCGGCCACAAGCTTTACGGGCCTTCGGGCATAGGCTTCCTCTACGGCAAATACGAATTGCTGGAGGCGATGCAGCCCTACCAGGGCGGCGGCGAAATGATCGCCGACGTGTTCCGCGACGTCGTCACTTACGCCGCGCCGCCGCATCGTTTCGAGGCCGGCACGCCGCCGATCGTCGAAGCGATCGGCCTCGGCGTCGCGCTGGATTATCTCCAAAACCTCGACCGCGCGGGAATCGCCGCTCATGAGGCGGCCCTGCTCGCTCATGCGACCGAAGAAATCGACAGGATCGGCAAGGTCCGCATTTTCGGCCGCGCGCCCAACAAGGGCGCGATCGTGACCTTCGACGTCGAAGGCGCTCATCCCCAGGATGTGTCGATGATCCTCGACCGCGCCGGCGTCGCGGTGCGCGCCGGCTCGCATTGCGCCCAGCCCCTGATGACCAAGCTGGGCCTGACGGCTTCCGCCCGCGCCTCCTTCGCGCTCTACAACACCCATGAAGAGGTCGAGGCCCTGGTCAAGGGCATCCGCCGCGTATTGGAGCTGTTTGCATGA
- a CDS encoding 4Fe4S-binding leucine-rich repeat protein, which yields MATTEETEAATDWTGRPFSCQDCPHKDLRAGGRCVLGRICVRDKRSKRIDRFFAQNQELAGDYLNHLYFEVRALAAKYANPFQIARLMKDREPEVRAMAALRLPIAKVREMRIDKDRAVRIACALRLDGADLVAMAHDEDEHVRLTVARRLDPAVLPIMFDDPSATVRRYIVGRLPPERLYTMLHDPDALVRREAAERISPDALGQLVRDPDLRVRFMVADRAPREIALKLIDDEDEEVARRARERLREGPSA from the coding sequence ATGGCGACGACGGAAGAGACGGAGGCCGCGACCGATTGGACGGGCCGGCCCTTCTCCTGCCAGGACTGCCCCCACAAGGATTTGCGCGCGGGCGGGCGCTGTGTGCTCGGCCGCATTTGCGTACGCGACAAACGCTCCAAGCGCATCGATCGCTTCTTCGCGCAAAATCAGGAACTCGCCGGAGATTATCTCAACCATCTCTATTTCGAGGTGCGCGCGCTCGCCGCCAAATACGCCAATCCTTTCCAGATCGCGCGGCTGATGAAGGACCGCGAGCCGGAAGTGCGCGCCATGGCCGCTCTGCGCCTGCCGATCGCAAAAGTGCGCGAGATGCGGATCGACAAGGACCGCGCCGTGCGCATCGCCTGCGCCCTGCGTCTCGATGGCGCCGATCTCGTCGCCATGGCCCATGACGAGGACGAGCATGTCCGCCTCACCGTGGCGCGTCGGCTCGATCCCGCCGTGCTCCCTATCATGTTCGACGATCCTTCAGCGACGGTGCGCCGCTATATCGTCGGGCGCCTGCCGCCCGAACGCCTTTACACCATGCTGCATGACCCGGACGCTTTGGTGCGGCGCGAGGCGGCCGAGCGTATTTCGCCCGACGCCCTGGGCCAACTCGTCCGCGACCCCGATCTGCGCGTGCGCTTCATGGTCGCCGACCGCGCGCCGCGCGAGATCGCGCTCAAATTGATTGACGACGAGGATGAGGAAGTCGCGCGGCGCGCGCGCGAAAGGCTGCGCGAAGGCCCTTCTGCGTGA
- a CDS encoding antibiotic biosynthesis monooxygenase family protein yields the protein MTFIAMNRFRVARGREADFEEVWRNRQTDLPAMPGFVVFHLLRGPSDEQATLFVSHTIWETQKHFEDWTRSEAFRRAHSGAPKTKGIYLGPPQFEGFEAVAETTRPA from the coding sequence ATGACTTTCATCGCCATGAACCGTTTTCGCGTCGCGCGCGGCCGTGAGGCGGATTTTGAGGAGGTCTGGCGGAACCGTCAGACCGACTTGCCCGCCATGCCCGGCTTTGTCGTCTTCCACCTTCTGCGGGGGCCGAGCGACGAGCAGGCGACGCTTTTCGTCTCCCACACCATCTGGGAGACGCAGAAACATTTCGAAGACTGGACCCGTTCGGAGGCCTTCCGCCGCGCCCATTCCGGCGCGCCGAAAACCAAGGGAATTTATCTCGGGCCCCCGCAGTTCGAAGGGTTCGAGGCAGTCGCCGAGACGACCCGGCCGGCCTGA